Proteins encoded within one genomic window of Papio anubis isolate 15944 chromosome X, Panubis1.0, whole genome shotgun sequence:
- the ZMYM3 gene encoding zinc finger MYM-type protein 3 isoform X2 yields the protein MDPSDFPSPFDPLTLPEKPLAGDLPVDMEFGEDLLESQTAPTRGWAPPGPSPSSGALDLLDTPAGLEKDPGVLDGATELLGLGGLLYKAPSPPEVDHGPEGTLAWDAGDQTLEPGPGGQTPEVVPPDPGAGANSCSPEGLLEPLAPDSPITLQSPHIEEEETTSIATARRGSPGQEEELPQGQPQSPNAPPSPSVGETLGDGINSSQTKPGGSSPPAHPSLPGDGLTAKASEKPPERKRSERVRRAEPPKPEVVDSTESIPVSDEDSDAMVDDPNDEDFVPFRPRRSPRMSLRSSVSQRAGRSAVGTKMTCAHCRTPLQKGQTAYQRKGLPQLFCSSSCLTTFSKKPSGKKICTFCKKEIWNTKDSVVAQTGSGGSFHEFCTSVCLSLYEAQQQRPIPQSGDPADATRCSICQKTGEVLHEVSNGSVVHRLCSDSCFSKFRANKGLKTNCCDQCGAYIYTKTGSPGPELLFHEGQQKRFCNTTCLGAYKKKNTRVYPCVWCKTLCKNFEMLSHVDRNGKTSLFCSLCCTTSYKVKQAGLTGPPRPCSFCRRSLSDPCYYNKVDRTVYQFCSPSCWTKFQRTSPEGGIHLSCHYCHSLFSGKPEVLDWQDQVFQFCCRDCCEDFKRLRGVVSQCEHCRQEKLLHEKLRFSGVEKSFCSEGCVLLYKQDFTKKLGLCCITCTYCSQTCQRGVTEQLDGSTWDFCSEDCKSKYLLWYCKAARCHACKRQGKLLETIHWRGQIRHFCNQQCLLRFYSQQNQPNLDTQSGPESLLNSQSPESKPQTPSQTKVENSNTVRTPEENGNLGKIPVKTRSAPTAPTPPPPPPPPATPRKNKAAMCKPLMQNRGVSCKVEMKSKGSQTEEWKPQVIVLPIPVPIFVPVPMHLYCQKVPVPFSMPIPVPVPMFLPTTLESTDKIVETIEELKVKIPSNPLEADILAMAEMIAEAEELDKASSDLCDLVSNQSAEGLLEDCDLFGPARDDVLAMAVKMANVLDEPGQDLEADFPKNPLDINPSVDFLFDCGLVGPEDVSTEQDLPRTMRKGQKRLVLSESCSRDSMSSQPSCTGLNYSYGVNAWKCWVQSKYANGETSKGDELRFGPKPMRIKEDILACSAAELNYGLAQFVREITRPNGERYEPDSIYYLCLGIQQYLLENNRMVNIFTDLYYLTFVQELNKSLSTWQPTLLPNNTVFSRVEEEHLWECKQLGVYSPFVLLNTLMFFNTKFFGLQTAEEHMQLSFTNVVRQSRKCTTPRGTTKVVSIRYYAPVRQRKGRDTGPGKRKREDEAPILEQRENRMNPLRCPVKFYEFYLSKCPESLRTRNDVFYLQPERSCIAESPLWYSVIPMDRSMLESMLNRILAVREIYEELGRPGEEDLD from the exons ATGGACCCCAGTGATTTCCCCAGTCCATTTGACCCATTGACCCTGCCAGAGAAGCCCCTGGCTGGAGACCTACCAGTAGACATGGAATTTGGAGAGGATCTGCTGGAATCCCAGACTGCCCCAACTCGAGGATGGGCCCCCCCTGGCCCTTCTCCATCCTCGGGAGCCCTGGACCTGCTTGATACCCCTGCTGGCCTGGAAAAAGACCCTGGAGTCCTGGATGGAGCCACTGAGTTGCTGGGGCTGGGGGGGCTGCTCTATAAAGCCCCCTCTCCCCCGGAGGTGGACCACGGTCCTGAGGGAACCCTGGCATGGGATGCGGGGGATCAGACCCTAGAGCCTGGACCAGGGGGCCAGACCCCTGAGGTGGTACCACCTGATCCGGGGGCTGGGGCAAATTCCTGTTCACCCGAGGGGCTACTAGAGCCTTTGGCTCCAGATTCTCCAATAACCCTGCAGTCCCCACATATTGAAGAGGAGGAGACCACCTCCATAGCTACTGCAAGAAGGGGCTCccctgggcaggaggaggagcttcCCCAAGGGCAGCCACAGAGCCCAAATGCCCCCCCTAGCCCTTCAGTGGGAGAGACTCTGGGGGATGGAATCAACAGTTCTCAGACCAAACCTGGGGGCTCTAGCCCCCCTGCACATCCTTCCTTGCCAG GAGATGGCCTGACTGCGAAGGCGAGTGAGAAGCCGCCTGAACGG AAGAGAAGCGAACGCGTTAGGAGAGCAGAACCTCCAAAACCTGAGGTTGTAGATTCCACTGAGAGCA TTCCAGTGTCAGATGAGGATTCTGATGCCATGGTAGATGACCCTAATGATGAGGACTTTGTGCCATTCCGGCCCCGGCGCTCTCCTCGCATGTCCCTACGCTCAAGTGTGTCACAAAGGGCCGGGCGCTCTGCAGTGGGCACCAAGATGACTTGTGCACATTGCCGGACACCACTGCAGAAGGGGCAGACTGCCTATCAGCGCAAGGGGCTGCCTCAGCTCTTCTGCTCATCATCCTGCCTCACCACTTTCTCCAAGAAGCCCTCGGGCAAAAAGATCTGTACCTTCTGCAAGAA GGAGATCTGGAACACCAAGGACTCAGTTGTGGCGCAGACTGGTTCCGGAGGCTCCTTCCATGAGTTCTGCACGTCCGTCTGTCTCTCCCTGTATGAGGCCCAGCAGCAGCGCCCGATCCCCCAGTCTGGGGATCCCGCCGATGCCACTCGCTGCAGCATATGCCAGAAGACTGGAGAG gtcCTGCATGAGGTCAGCAATGGCAGCGTGGTGCACCGGCTCTGCAGCGATTCTTGCTTCTCCAAATTCCGGGCCAACAAGGGACTGAAAACCAACTGTTGTGACCAGTGTGGGGCTTACATCTACACCAAGACCGGGAGCCCTGGCCCTGAGCTCCTCTTCCACGAGGGCCAACAAAAGCGGTTCTGCAACACAACCTGCTTGGGGGCGTATAAGAAG AAAAACACACGTGTGTACCCATGTGTCTGGTGCAAGACCCTGTGTAAGAACTTTGAGATGCTATCACATGTGGATCGTAATGGCAAGACCAGCTTGTTCTGTTCCCTGTGCTGTACCACTTCTTACAAAGTGAAGCAGGCAGGGCTCACTG GCCCTCCCCGACCCTGCAGCTTCTGCCGCCGCAGCCTCTCTGACCCCTGTTACTACAACAAGGTTGACCGCACAGTCTACCAGTTCTGCAGCCCCAGCTGCTGGACCAAGTTCCAG CGCACAAGCCCCGAAGGGGGCATTCACCTGAGCTGTCACTACTGCCACAGCCTCTTCAGTGGCAAGCCTGAGGTCTTGGACTGGCAG GACCAAGTGTTCCAGTTCTGCTGCCGTGATTGCTGTGAGGACTTCAAGCGGCTTCGGGGTGTGGTGTCCCAGTGTGAGCACTGTCGGCAGGAGAAACTCTTGCATGAGAAACTCCGATTCAGCGGAGTGGAGAAGAGCTTCTGCAGCGAAG GCTGTGTGCTGCTGTACAAACAGGACTTCACTAAGAAGCTGGGCTTGTGCTGTATCACTTGTACTTACTGCTCCCAGACTTGCCAGCGCGGAGTCACTGAGCAACTGGATGGCAGCACCTGGGACTTCTGCAGTGAGGACTGTAAAAGCAAGTACCTGCTGTGGTACTGCAAG GCTGCCCGGTGCCATGCCTGTAAGCGCCAGGGGAAGCTGCTGGAGACCATCCACTGGCGTGGGCAGATCCGTCATTTCTGCAACCAGCAGTGTCTTCTGCGCTTCTATAGCCAGCAGAACCAACCCAACCTGGATACCCAGAGTGGGCCCGAGAGCCTCCTGAACA GTCAGTCTCCTGAGTCAAAACCCCAGACACCCTCTCAAACCAAAGTGGAGAACAGCAACACAGTGAGGACCCCAGAGGAAAATGGGAATTTGGGCAAG atCCCTGTGAAGACCCGATCAGCTCCCACGGCTCccacccctcctccacccccaccgcCCCCAGCAACACCCCGCAAAAACAAGGCTGCCATGTGTAAGCCGCTGATGCAGAATCGGGGCGTCTCCTGCAAGGTGGAGATGAAGTCCAAAGGGAGTCAGACAG AAGAGTGGAAGCCACAGGTGATTGTGCTGCCCATCCCAGTGCCCATCTTCGTGCCAGTGCCTATGCATCTGTACTGCCAGAAAGTCCCGGTGCCTTTCTCGATGCCTATCCCG GTGCCTGTGCCCATGTTCTTGCCCACTACCTTGGAGAGCACAGACAAGATTGTAGAGACCATTGAGGAGCTGAAGGTGAAGATCCCTTCCAACCCCTTGGAGGCCGACATCCTGGCTATGGCAGAAATGATTGCAGAGGCTGAGGAGTTAGACAAGGCCTCATCTGACCTTTGTG ATCTTGTGAGCAACCAGAGTGCAGAGGGACTCCTGGAAGACTGTGACCTGTTTGGGCCTGCTCGAGATGATGTCCTGGCCATGGCAGTCAAGATGGCCAATGTCTTGGATGAGCCTGGGCAAGACTTGGAGGCAGACTTCCCTAAGA aTCCTCTGGACATTAATCCCAGTGTAGACTTCCTCTTTGATTGTGGCCTGGTAGGGCCTGAGGATGTGTCTACTGAACAAGACCTTCCCCGAACCATGAGGAAG gGTCAAAAGCGGCTGGTGCTTTCCGAAAGCTGCTCCCGGGACTCCATGAGCAGTCAGCCTAGTTGTACCGGGCTCAACTATTCATATGGTGTCAATGCTTGGAAGTGCTGGGTGCAGTCCAAATATGCCAATGGAGAAACCAGCAAGGGTGATGAGCTGCGCTTTGGCC CCAAACCCATGCGTATCAAAGAGGATATTCTCGCCTGCTCAGCTGCTGAGCTCAACTACGGTCTGGCCCAGTTTGTGAGAGAAATCACTCGGCCCAATGGTGAACGATACGAACCTGACAGTATCTACTATTTGTGTCTTGGCATCCAGCAG TACTTGCTGGAAAATAACCGGATGGTGAACATTTTCACGGACCTTTACTACCTGACTTTCGTTCAAGAACTCAATAAGTCTCTGAGTACCTGGCAGCCCACACTCCTCCCCAACA ATACGGTGTTCTCTCGAGTGGAGGAGGAGCACCTCTGGGAGTGTAAGCAACTGGGGGTCTACTCGCCCTTTGTCCTCCTCAACACCCTCATGTTCTTCAACACTAAGTTTTTTGGGCTGCAGACAGCTGAGGAACACATGCAACTCTCCTTCACCAATGTGGTGCGGCAGTCCCGCAAGTGTACCACCCCTCGGGGCACCACCAAGGTGGTGAGCATCCGCTACTATGCCCCAGTCCGCCAGAGGAAAGGGCGAG ACACGGGTCCTGGAAAACGGAAGAGAGAAGATGAAGCCCCTATCTTAGAGCAGCGTGAGAACCGCATGAATCCTCTCCGCTGCCCTGTCAAGTTCTATGAATTCTATCTCTCAAAATG TCCTGAAAGCCTCCGGACTCGCAACGATGTGTTCTACCTGCAACCGGAAAGGTCCTGCATCGCCGAGTCACCTCTCTGGTATTCTGTGATCCCCATGGACCGCAGCATGTTGGAGAGCATGCTCAATCGCATCCTGGCTGTGCGCGAGATTTATGAGGAACTGGGTCGTCCTGGGGAGGAAGACCTGGACTGA
- the ZMYM3 gene encoding zinc finger MYM-type protein 3 isoform X4: MDPSDFPSPFDPLTLPEKPLAGDLPVDMEFGEDLLESQTAPTRGWAPPGPSPSSGALDLLDTPAGLEKDPGVLDGATELLGLGGLLYKAPSPPEVDHGPEGTLAWDAGDQTLEPGPGGQTPEVVPPDPGAGANSCSPEGLLEPLAPDSPITLQSPHIEEEETTSIATARRGSPGQEEELPQGQPQSPNAPPSPSVGETLGDGINSSQTKPGGSSPPAHPSLPGDGLTAKASEKPPERKRSERVRRAEPPKPEVVDSTESIPVSDEDSDAMVDDPNDEDFVPFRPRRSPRMSLRSSVSQRAGRSAVGTKMTCAHCRTPLQKGQTAYQRKGLPQLFCSSSCLTTFSKKPSGKKICTFCKKEIWNTKDSVVAQTGSGGSFHEFCTSVCLSLYEAQQQRPIPQSGDPADATRCSICQKTGEVLHEVSNGSVVHRLCSDSCFSKFRANKGLKTNCCDQCGAYIYTKTGSPGPELLFHEGQQKRFCNTTCLGAYKKKNTRVYPCVWCKTLCKNFEMLSHVDRNGKTSLFCSLCCTTSYKVKQAGLTGPPRPCSFCRRSLSDPCYYNKVDRTVYQFCSPSCWTKFQRTSPEGGIHLSCHYCHSLFSGKPEVLDWQDQVFQFCCRDCCEDFKRLRGVVSQCEHCRQEKLLHEKLRFSGVEKSFCSEGCVLLYKQDFTKKLGLCCITCTYCSQTCQRGVTEQLDGSTWDFCSEDCKSKYLLWYCKAARCHACKRQGKLLETIHWRGQIRHFCNQQCLLRFYSQQNQPNLDTQSGPESLLNSQSPESKPQTPSQTKVENSNTIPVKTRSAPTAPTPPPPPPPPATPRKNKAAMCKPLMQNRGVSCKVEMKSKGSQTEEWKPQVIVLPIPVPIFVPVPMHLYCQKVPVPFSMPIPVPVPMFLPTTLESTDKIVETIEELKVKIPSNPLEADILAMAEMIAEAEELDKASSDLCDLVSNQSAEGLLEDCDLFGPARDDVLAMAVKMANVLDEPGQDLEADFPKNPLDINPSVDFLFDCGLVGPEDVSTEQDLPRTMRKGQKRLVLSESCSRDSMSSQPSCTGLNYSYGVNAWKCWVQSKYANGETSKGDELRFGPKPMRIKEDILACSAAELNYGLAQFVREITRPNGERYEPDSIYYLCLGIQQYLLENNRMVNIFTDLYYLTFVQELNKSLSTWQPTLLPNNTVFSRVEEEHLWECKQLGVYSPFVLLNTLMFFNTKFFGLQTAEEHMQLSFTNVVRQSRKCTTPRGTTKVVSIRYYAPVRQRKGRDTGPGKRKREDEAPILEQRENRMNPLRCPVKFYEFYLSKCPESLRTRNDVFYLQPERSCIAESPLWYSVIPMDRSMLESMLNRILAVREIYEELGRPGEEDLD, from the exons ATGGACCCCAGTGATTTCCCCAGTCCATTTGACCCATTGACCCTGCCAGAGAAGCCCCTGGCTGGAGACCTACCAGTAGACATGGAATTTGGAGAGGATCTGCTGGAATCCCAGACTGCCCCAACTCGAGGATGGGCCCCCCCTGGCCCTTCTCCATCCTCGGGAGCCCTGGACCTGCTTGATACCCCTGCTGGCCTGGAAAAAGACCCTGGAGTCCTGGATGGAGCCACTGAGTTGCTGGGGCTGGGGGGGCTGCTCTATAAAGCCCCCTCTCCCCCGGAGGTGGACCACGGTCCTGAGGGAACCCTGGCATGGGATGCGGGGGATCAGACCCTAGAGCCTGGACCAGGGGGCCAGACCCCTGAGGTGGTACCACCTGATCCGGGGGCTGGGGCAAATTCCTGTTCACCCGAGGGGCTACTAGAGCCTTTGGCTCCAGATTCTCCAATAACCCTGCAGTCCCCACATATTGAAGAGGAGGAGACCACCTCCATAGCTACTGCAAGAAGGGGCTCccctgggcaggaggaggagcttcCCCAAGGGCAGCCACAGAGCCCAAATGCCCCCCCTAGCCCTTCAGTGGGAGAGACTCTGGGGGATGGAATCAACAGTTCTCAGACCAAACCTGGGGGCTCTAGCCCCCCTGCACATCCTTCCTTGCCAG GAGATGGCCTGACTGCGAAGGCGAGTGAGAAGCCGCCTGAACGG AAGAGAAGCGAACGCGTTAGGAGAGCAGAACCTCCAAAACCTGAGGTTGTAGATTCCACTGAGAGCA TTCCAGTGTCAGATGAGGATTCTGATGCCATGGTAGATGACCCTAATGATGAGGACTTTGTGCCATTCCGGCCCCGGCGCTCTCCTCGCATGTCCCTACGCTCAAGTGTGTCACAAAGGGCCGGGCGCTCTGCAGTGGGCACCAAGATGACTTGTGCACATTGCCGGACACCACTGCAGAAGGGGCAGACTGCCTATCAGCGCAAGGGGCTGCCTCAGCTCTTCTGCTCATCATCCTGCCTCACCACTTTCTCCAAGAAGCCCTCGGGCAAAAAGATCTGTACCTTCTGCAAGAA GGAGATCTGGAACACCAAGGACTCAGTTGTGGCGCAGACTGGTTCCGGAGGCTCCTTCCATGAGTTCTGCACGTCCGTCTGTCTCTCCCTGTATGAGGCCCAGCAGCAGCGCCCGATCCCCCAGTCTGGGGATCCCGCCGATGCCACTCGCTGCAGCATATGCCAGAAGACTGGAGAG gtcCTGCATGAGGTCAGCAATGGCAGCGTGGTGCACCGGCTCTGCAGCGATTCTTGCTTCTCCAAATTCCGGGCCAACAAGGGACTGAAAACCAACTGTTGTGACCAGTGTGGGGCTTACATCTACACCAAGACCGGGAGCCCTGGCCCTGAGCTCCTCTTCCACGAGGGCCAACAAAAGCGGTTCTGCAACACAACCTGCTTGGGGGCGTATAAGAAG AAAAACACACGTGTGTACCCATGTGTCTGGTGCAAGACCCTGTGTAAGAACTTTGAGATGCTATCACATGTGGATCGTAATGGCAAGACCAGCTTGTTCTGTTCCCTGTGCTGTACCACTTCTTACAAAGTGAAGCAGGCAGGGCTCACTG GCCCTCCCCGACCCTGCAGCTTCTGCCGCCGCAGCCTCTCTGACCCCTGTTACTACAACAAGGTTGACCGCACAGTCTACCAGTTCTGCAGCCCCAGCTGCTGGACCAAGTTCCAG CGCACAAGCCCCGAAGGGGGCATTCACCTGAGCTGTCACTACTGCCACAGCCTCTTCAGTGGCAAGCCTGAGGTCTTGGACTGGCAG GACCAAGTGTTCCAGTTCTGCTGCCGTGATTGCTGTGAGGACTTCAAGCGGCTTCGGGGTGTGGTGTCCCAGTGTGAGCACTGTCGGCAGGAGAAACTCTTGCATGAGAAACTCCGATTCAGCGGAGTGGAGAAGAGCTTCTGCAGCGAAG GCTGTGTGCTGCTGTACAAACAGGACTTCACTAAGAAGCTGGGCTTGTGCTGTATCACTTGTACTTACTGCTCCCAGACTTGCCAGCGCGGAGTCACTGAGCAACTGGATGGCAGCACCTGGGACTTCTGCAGTGAGGACTGTAAAAGCAAGTACCTGCTGTGGTACTGCAAG GCTGCCCGGTGCCATGCCTGTAAGCGCCAGGGGAAGCTGCTGGAGACCATCCACTGGCGTGGGCAGATCCGTCATTTCTGCAACCAGCAGTGTCTTCTGCGCTTCTATAGCCAGCAGAACCAACCCAACCTGGATACCCAGAGTGGGCCCGAGAGCCTCCTGAACA GTCAGTCTCCTGAGTCAAAACCCCAGACACCCTCTCAAACCAAAGTGGAGAACAGCAACACA atCCCTGTGAAGACCCGATCAGCTCCCACGGCTCccacccctcctccacccccaccgcCCCCAGCAACACCCCGCAAAAACAAGGCTGCCATGTGTAAGCCGCTGATGCAGAATCGGGGCGTCTCCTGCAAGGTGGAGATGAAGTCCAAAGGGAGTCAGACAG AAGAGTGGAAGCCACAGGTGATTGTGCTGCCCATCCCAGTGCCCATCTTCGTGCCAGTGCCTATGCATCTGTACTGCCAGAAAGTCCCGGTGCCTTTCTCGATGCCTATCCCG GTGCCTGTGCCCATGTTCTTGCCCACTACCTTGGAGAGCACAGACAAGATTGTAGAGACCATTGAGGAGCTGAAGGTGAAGATCCCTTCCAACCCCTTGGAGGCCGACATCCTGGCTATGGCAGAAATGATTGCAGAGGCTGAGGAGTTAGACAAGGCCTCATCTGACCTTTGTG ATCTTGTGAGCAACCAGAGTGCAGAGGGACTCCTGGAAGACTGTGACCTGTTTGGGCCTGCTCGAGATGATGTCCTGGCCATGGCAGTCAAGATGGCCAATGTCTTGGATGAGCCTGGGCAAGACTTGGAGGCAGACTTCCCTAAGA aTCCTCTGGACATTAATCCCAGTGTAGACTTCCTCTTTGATTGTGGCCTGGTAGGGCCTGAGGATGTGTCTACTGAACAAGACCTTCCCCGAACCATGAGGAAG gGTCAAAAGCGGCTGGTGCTTTCCGAAAGCTGCTCCCGGGACTCCATGAGCAGTCAGCCTAGTTGTACCGGGCTCAACTATTCATATGGTGTCAATGCTTGGAAGTGCTGGGTGCAGTCCAAATATGCCAATGGAGAAACCAGCAAGGGTGATGAGCTGCGCTTTGGCC CCAAACCCATGCGTATCAAAGAGGATATTCTCGCCTGCTCAGCTGCTGAGCTCAACTACGGTCTGGCCCAGTTTGTGAGAGAAATCACTCGGCCCAATGGTGAACGATACGAACCTGACAGTATCTACTATTTGTGTCTTGGCATCCAGCAG TACTTGCTGGAAAATAACCGGATGGTGAACATTTTCACGGACCTTTACTACCTGACTTTCGTTCAAGAACTCAATAAGTCTCTGAGTACCTGGCAGCCCACACTCCTCCCCAACA ATACGGTGTTCTCTCGAGTGGAGGAGGAGCACCTCTGGGAGTGTAAGCAACTGGGGGTCTACTCGCCCTTTGTCCTCCTCAACACCCTCATGTTCTTCAACACTAAGTTTTTTGGGCTGCAGACAGCTGAGGAACACATGCAACTCTCCTTCACCAATGTGGTGCGGCAGTCCCGCAAGTGTACCACCCCTCGGGGCACCACCAAGGTGGTGAGCATCCGCTACTATGCCCCAGTCCGCCAGAGGAAAGGGCGAG ACACGGGTCCTGGAAAACGGAAGAGAGAAGATGAAGCCCCTATCTTAGAGCAGCGTGAGAACCGCATGAATCCTCTCCGCTGCCCTGTCAAGTTCTATGAATTCTATCTCTCAAAATG TCCTGAAAGCCTCCGGACTCGCAACGATGTGTTCTACCTGCAACCGGAAAGGTCCTGCATCGCCGAGTCACCTCTCTGGTATTCTGTGATCCCCATGGACCGCAGCATGTTGGAGAGCATGCTCAATCGCATCCTGGCTGTGCGCGAGATTTATGAGGAACTGGGTCGTCCTGGGGAGGAAGACCTGGACTGA